In Immundisolibacter sp., the following proteins share a genomic window:
- a CDS encoding phosphoribosylanthranilate isomerase — protein MPTRVKICGITRPQDGLTAAAAGAHAIGLVFHPASPRCVSIAQARAIVAALPPLVSVVGLFVDAAESAIRQVLAQLPLDLIQFHGAEPAPECRRYGRRYLKALHVRPGADLATAAAPYDDAAGLLLDAFVPGVPGGSGQTFDWAVVPAELPRPLLLAGGLDAGNVAMAIRRLRPWAVDVSSGVESAPGIKDAQKIGMFMQAVREGDSPHG, from the coding sequence ATGCCCACGCGCGTTAAAATCTGCGGCATTACCCGCCCGCAGGATGGCCTGACTGCCGCTGCCGCCGGCGCACATGCCATCGGTCTCGTTTTCCACCCCGCCAGCCCGCGCTGCGTGAGCATCGCCCAGGCACGCGCCATCGTCGCGGCGCTGCCGCCGCTGGTGAGCGTGGTCGGGCTGTTCGTGGACGCGGCCGAAAGCGCGATTCGGCAGGTGCTGGCGCAGCTGCCGCTGGACCTGATTCAGTTCCACGGCGCCGAGCCGGCGCCGGAGTGCCGGCGCTACGGCCGGCGCTACCTGAAGGCGCTGCATGTCAGGCCGGGTGCCGATCTGGCCACCGCCGCGGCGCCCTATGACGACGCGGCCGGCTTGCTGCTGGACGCCTTCGTGCCAGGCGTGCCGGGGGGCAGCGGGCAGACCTTCGACTGGGCAGTGGTGCCGGCCGAGCTGCCGCGGCCGCTGCTGCTGGCCGGCGGCCTGGATGCCGGCAATGTGGCGATGGCCATCCGCCGCCTGCGACCTTGGGCGGTGGATGTCAGCAGTGGTGTCGAGAGTGCGCCCGGCATCAAGGATGCGCAAAAGATAGGAATGTTCATGCAAGCGGTTCGAGAAGGAGACAGCCCGCATGGCTGA
- the folC gene encoding bifunctional tetrahydrofolate synthase/dihydrofolate synthase, whose amino-acid sequence MSARFSRLEDWLAWQETAHPKKIDLSLDRVREVLQRLAPPLAGVPVITVAGTNGKGSTVAFLEAIYRAAGYRTGAYTSPHLLRYHERIRIAGQLPDDAALCAAFERIDAARGAVSLTYFEWGTLAALVLFADAGCQVLILEVGLGGRLDAVNAVDPDLAIITSVDLDHQQFLGDTREAIGAEKAAIARPGRPLIVADPDPPASVPAHAAAVGATVMRYGTDYVATPVDERDWHWQASGDACIFPMPALAGAVQLRNAASAVLAVRCLQARLSVNDAAIAQGVRTAQVAGRFERRGHAPEWVLDVAHNPEAARNLAANLRAYPVAGRTLAVLAMLGDKDAAGVVAPLADSIDGWHLAGLAGPRGSSAEQLAARLCAAGVSQAIACHGDVAAACRAAQGAAATGGIGRVLVFGSFVTVEQALRSGLLPAAGDGAGL is encoded by the coding sequence GTGAGCGCGCGCTTCAGCCGCCTGGAGGACTGGCTGGCCTGGCAGGAGACGGCGCACCCGAAGAAGATCGATCTGAGCCTGGATCGCGTGCGCGAGGTCTTGCAGCGCCTCGCGCCGCCGCTGGCCGGCGTACCGGTCATCACCGTGGCCGGCACCAACGGCAAGGGGTCGACGGTGGCATTTCTCGAGGCCATCTATCGCGCCGCCGGCTACCGCACCGGCGCCTACACCTCGCCGCATCTGCTGCGCTATCACGAGCGCATCCGCATCGCCGGGCAGCTGCCGGACGACGCCGCCCTGTGCGCCGCCTTCGAGCGCATCGACGCCGCCCGCGGCGCGGTGTCGCTGACCTACTTCGAGTGGGGCACGCTGGCAGCGCTGGTGCTGTTCGCCGACGCCGGCTGCCAGGTGCTGATCCTGGAAGTCGGCCTCGGCGGGCGGCTGGATGCCGTCAATGCAGTCGACCCGGACCTGGCGATCATCACCTCGGTCGATCTGGATCACCAGCAGTTCCTGGGCGACACGCGCGAGGCCATCGGCGCCGAGAAGGCCGCCATCGCCCGCCCTGGTCGGCCGCTGATCGTGGCCGATCCGGACCCGCCGGCGAGCGTGCCGGCGCATGCCGCTGCCGTGGGCGCGACCGTGATGCGTTACGGCACGGACTACGTGGCAACGCCTGTCGACGAGCGGGATTGGCACTGGCAGGCCAGCGGCGACGCGTGCATTTTTCCCATGCCGGCGCTGGCCGGCGCCGTGCAGCTGCGCAACGCCGCCAGCGCCGTGTTGGCCGTGCGGTGCCTGCAGGCCCGCCTGTCGGTGAACGACGCAGCCATCGCGCAGGGCGTGCGGACCGCTCAGGTTGCCGGGCGCTTCGAGCGCCGTGGCCACGCGCCCGAATGGGTGCTCGATGTCGCCCACAACCCGGAAGCGGCCCGCAATCTGGCCGCCAACCTGCGCGCGTATCCGGTTGCAGGCCGCACGCTGGCGGTGCTGGCCATGTTGGGGGACAAGGACGCCGCGGGAGTGGTGGCGCCGCTTGCGGACTCGATCGATGGCTGGCATCTGGCCGGCTTGGCCGGGCCGCGCGGCAGCAGCGCCGAGCAACTCGCCGCGCGGCTGTGCGCCGCCGGCGTGTCGCAAGCGATTGCCTGCCATGGCGATGTCGCGGCCGCCTGCCGGGCGGCGCAAGGCGCGGCAGCGACCGGCGGCATCGGCCGCGTGCTGGTGTTCGGCTCCTTCGTCACCGTCGAACAGGCGTTGCGCAGCGGGCTGCTGCCGGCGGCCGGTGACGGCGCGGGGCTATAA
- a CDS encoding CvpA family protein, translating to MNLVDVLFVLMVVLSLLVGVWRGLLRELLSLVSWLAAAWIAWRFHGLLMGPLAGLIASAGARQAAALLLTFIAAVVVLALLSHLLVGLLKGSPLRGTDRALGAVFGVLRGVVLVAATVLLVEATPLQKSLWWQGSSLVPQARSSAQWLRATVEWGLGQFQPPRAG from the coding sequence GTGAACCTGGTCGACGTACTGTTCGTGCTGATGGTAGTGCTGTCGCTGCTGGTGGGTGTATGGCGCGGCCTGCTGCGGGAGCTGCTGTCGCTGGTGTCCTGGCTGGCGGCGGCCTGGATCGCATGGCGTTTCCACGGTCTGCTGATGGGGCCGCTGGCGGGCCTCATTGCCAGCGCCGGGGCGCGTCAGGCAGCGGCGCTGCTGCTCACCTTCATCGCCGCGGTGGTTGTGCTGGCGCTGTTGTCTCACCTTCTGGTCGGCCTGCTCAAGGGCAGTCCGCTGCGCGGCACCGACCGGGCGCTGGGCGCCGTGTTCGGGGTGCTGCGCGGGGTGGTGCTGGTGGCAGCCACGGTGCTGCTGGTGGAGGCCACGCCGCTGCAGAAATCGCTGTGGTGGCAGGGTTCGAGCCTGGTGCCGCAGGCACGTTCGTCGGCGCAGTGGCTGCGGGCGACGGTTGAATGGGGGCTTGGGCAATTCCAGCCGCCCCGGGCCGGATAG
- a CDS encoding SPOR domain-containing protein gives MDQARLKYRIVGGIVLVALAAILVPVLSDMRQPLPQGPQAIDIPAEPTDGLASRLPVDAPPLDGTVPEPEDIPPPAPPPPLGDDTDVVPPDAGAGLAPPASPGQARPPVPVARPAPASPPRAPAPAVKPAPAPVVASKPPVAKPAPPPAPKPAVVAKPAPASAPAPIPVAKPAAPAPAPAAPIQAAKSVAPAAVATATAPSVQQAWVVQLGVFGNLKTAIDLREQLRKAGHSAFTEEITTPQGKALRVRVGPELDRAKAQAVRDRLAKETGHDGIVVAYP, from the coding sequence ATGGATCAGGCCAGGCTCAAGTACCGGATCGTGGGTGGCATCGTGCTGGTGGCCTTGGCGGCCATCCTGGTGCCGGTGTTGAGCGACATGCGTCAGCCGTTGCCGCAGGGACCACAGGCAATCGACATCCCGGCCGAACCAACCGATGGCCTGGCCAGCCGGCTGCCGGTCGATGCCCCGCCGCTGGACGGCACTGTCCCGGAACCGGAAGACATTCCCCCGCCTGCACCGCCGCCACCGCTCGGCGACGACACCGACGTTGTGCCGCCGGACGCGGGCGCTGGGCTTGCGCCTCCCGCCTCGCCGGGGCAGGCCAGGCCGCCCGTTCCGGTAGCGCGTCCGGCGCCCGCCAGCCCGCCGCGTGCACCTGCGCCAGCAGTCAAGCCGGCACCTGCACCGGTCGTTGCCAGCAAGCCGCCGGTGGCCAAGCCCGCACCGCCGCCGGCACCCAAACCCGCGGTGGTCGCCAAGCCGGCGCCCGCTTCGGCCCCCGCGCCGATCCCGGTGGCCAAGCCTGCTGCCCCGGCGCCGGCGCCGGCGGCGCCGATTCAGGCGGCCAAGTCCGTGGCCCCGGCAGCGGTCGCCACCGCGACGGCGCCCAGCGTCCAGCAGGCCTGGGTGGTGCAGCTGGGTGTGTTCGGTAATCTGAAGACCGCCATCGACCTGCGTGAACAGTTGCGCAAGGCCGGTCACAGCGCATTCACCGAAGAAATCACGACGCCGCAGGGCAAGGCGCTGCGGGTGCGGGTCGGTCCGGAGCTGGATCGCGCCAAGGCGCAGGCCGTGCGTGACCGCCTGGCCAAGGAAACCGGTCACGACGGCATCGTCGTGGCCTATCCGTGA
- a CDS encoding Sapep family Mn(2+)-dependent dipeptidase: MNCRSWSRSLLGAALLLAAAASAHAFDRAELDSAVAARLDAAVADLQAWVRIPSITAAGDPHRADKTALLNAVVARAQALGLAARLLSGQQVAVVELGQGPDALGILVHADVVPAGDAARWAHPPFGGELVDGAVWGRGSLDDKGPLAASLYAMAALKDSGLPLTRPVRLIVGSSEENMDWRDLDAVRAAGLVPAEGWTADAGFPVIYAEKSYLDVAVRFDGAADPVLRQFSGGTAPNAVPEAATASLAGEPPKLAAALKAAIGAYQGGATPASFALRETATGVEITTRGKAAHGAKPEAGINAVTHLARLLHGARQALGIDTASAQGRAVAFIAEQLGLETDGGTLGLRHSVANLGASTVNLGLLSGSDEGLRAQLNIRVPTGLDLATQRARLTQALAPYQARLEVIEGKEALWVDPQTPLVQTLLGIYRQFTGDQTAPMAIGGTTYAKAFPGFVAFGMGFPGGPMLAHAENERLEVDHLRRGMAIYLAALAQLAAGVTLQPPPSP; this comes from the coding sequence ATGAACTGCAGATCGTGGTCTAGATCACTGCTTGGCGCCGCGCTGCTGCTGGCCGCGGCAGCGTCGGCGCATGCGTTCGATCGAGCCGAACTCGACAGCGCCGTCGCCGCGCGCCTGGATGCCGCGGTGGCCGACCTGCAGGCCTGGGTGCGCATCCCCAGCATCACCGCCGCCGGCGACCCGCATCGCGCCGACAAGACCGCGCTGCTGAATGCCGTGGTGGCCCGTGCGCAGGCCCTGGGTCTGGCGGCCCGGCTGTTGTCGGGTCAGCAGGTGGCCGTGGTGGAGCTGGGTCAGGGTCCAGACGCGCTCGGCATCCTGGTGCATGCGGACGTGGTGCCGGCCGGAGACGCCGCGCGCTGGGCGCACCCGCCCTTTGGCGGGGAACTGGTCGACGGCGCCGTGTGGGGCCGCGGCAGCCTGGACGACAAGGGGCCGCTGGCGGCGAGCCTGTACGCCATGGCGGCGCTCAAGGATTCCGGCCTGCCGCTCACCCGGCCGGTGCGCCTGATCGTCGGCAGCAGCGAAGAGAACATGGACTGGCGTGATCTGGACGCCGTGCGTGCCGCCGGCCTGGTGCCGGCCGAGGGCTGGACCGCGGATGCCGGATTCCCGGTCATTTACGCCGAGAAGAGCTATCTGGATGTGGCTGTTCGGTTCGACGGTGCGGCCGACCCGGTGCTGCGGCAGTTCTCGGGCGGCACGGCGCCCAATGCGGTGCCGGAAGCGGCCACCGCGTCCCTTGCCGGCGAGCCGCCCAAACTCGCCGCTGCCCTCAAGGCCGCCATCGGCGCCTACCAGGGCGGCGCCACGCCGGCCAGCTTTGCGCTGCGCGAGACCGCCACCGGGGTCGAGATCACCACCCGCGGCAAGGCGGCCCACGGCGCCAAGCCCGAAGCCGGCATCAATGCCGTCACCCACCTTGCCCGCCTGCTGCACGGTGCGCGCCAGGCGCTGGGTATCGACACGGCATCGGCGCAGGGCCGGGCGGTTGCCTTCATTGCCGAGCAGCTCGGTCTTGAAACCGATGGCGGTACGCTTGGCCTGCGTCACAGCGTGGCGAACCTTGGTGCCTCCACGGTCAATCTGGGCCTGCTGTCGGGCAGTGACGAGGGTCTGCGCGCGCAGCTGAACATCCGCGTGCCAACGGGTCTCGATCTGGCTACCCAGCGCGCGCGCCTGACGCAAGCGCTGGCGCCCTACCAGGCCCGGCTCGAGGTGATCGAAGGCAAGGAGGCGCTGTGGGTCGATCCGCAAACGCCGCTGGTGCAGACCCTGCTTGGCATCTACCGGCAGTTCACCGGCGATCAGACGGCGCCGATGGCCATCGGCGGCACCACCTACGCCAAGGCCTTTCCTGGATTCGTGGCCTTCGGCATGGGCTTTCCTGGCGGGCCGATGCTGGCCCACGCCGAGAACGAACGACTCGAAGTGGACCACCTGCGCCGCGGCATGGCCATTTACCTGGCGGCCCTGGCGCAGCTGGCGGCCGGCGTGACCCTGCAGCCGCCGCCCTCACCCTGA
- the accD gene encoding acetyl-CoA carboxylase, carboxyltransferase subunit beta: MNWLTRLVPARIRTSGASKRVPEGLWVKCPECKAVLYRTELEHNLEVCPRCGHHLRIGARQRLDAFLDAEPRQEIGAELEAVDVHKFKDTKRYRDRLLATQKETGERDALVVYQGALLGRPLVAAAFEFRFMGGSMGSVVGERFARGAQVCLDQKLPLVCFSSSGGARMQEGLFSLLQMAKTSAMLACMGEAGLPYISVLTDPTTGGVSASLAMLGDVIIAEPNALIGFAGPRVIEQTVREVLPPGFQRSEFLLSHGAVDQIIDRRQLREHIARLLGMLCGPAAAA; this comes from the coding sequence ATGAACTGGCTGACCCGACTGGTCCCTGCCCGTATCCGCACCAGCGGCGCCTCCAAGCGGGTGCCCGAAGGGCTGTGGGTGAAGTGCCCGGAGTGCAAGGCGGTGCTGTACCGCACCGAGCTCGAACACAACCTCGAGGTCTGCCCACGCTGCGGCCACCACCTGCGCATCGGCGCCCGGCAGCGGCTGGACGCCTTCCTGGACGCCGAGCCGCGCCAGGAAATCGGCGCCGAGCTGGAAGCGGTCGACGTGCACAAGTTCAAGGACACCAAGCGCTACCGCGACCGCCTGCTGGCCACGCAAAAGGAAACCGGCGAGCGCGACGCGCTGGTGGTCTACCAGGGCGCGCTGCTGGGCCGGCCGCTGGTGGCGGCGGCCTTCGAGTTCCGCTTCATGGGCGGCTCCATGGGCTCGGTGGTCGGCGAGCGCTTCGCGCGCGGCGCCCAGGTGTGCCTGGATCAGAAGCTGCCGCTGGTGTGCTTTTCCTCCTCCGGCGGCGCGCGCATGCAGGAGGGCCTGTTTTCGCTGCTGCAGATGGCCAAGACCTCGGCCATGCTGGCCTGCATGGGCGAGGCCGGCCTGCCGTACATCTCGGTGCTGACCGACCCGACCACCGGCGGCGTGTCGGCCAGTCTGGCCATGCTGGGCGACGTGATCATCGCCGAGCCGAACGCGCTGATCGGCTTCGCCGGGCCGCGGGTGATCGAGCAGACCGTGCGCGAGGTGCTGCCGCCGGGCTTCCAGCGCAGCGAGTTCCTGCTCAGCCATGGCGCCGTCGATCAGATCATCGACCGCCGGCAACTGCGCGAGCACATCGCGCGCCTGCTCGGGATGCTGTGCGGGCCAGCCGCCGCCGCGTGA
- a CDS encoding LLM class flavin-dependent oxidoreductase yields MSESRMLRLGAFMRPISIHTAAWRYPGGTPDANFNWPLIKRLTQKLEHGKFDAFFMADHLAVPNMPMEALKRSATVTSFAPMTLLPALAAVTERIGLIATMSTTYNAPYHVARLFASLDHLSGGRAGWNIVTSTNPFEALNFGLKEHLEHDQRYRRAREFYDVVTGLWDSWADDAFIRDVDSGVYFDPDKLHVLDFHGEFFECRGPLNVARPVQGWPVIVQAGQSDAGRQLAGETAEMVFSGVSDLAQAQRVYADIKGRAQAAGRNPDHLVIMPGAFAVVGDTAAEARAKKAKLDSLVHPASGIGTLSVQLGFDVSKLDLDGPLPEELPPTNASHTSRQKLVDMARNDKLTVRQLAQYVGGAFGTLEMIGTPAMIADQMQEWLESRACDGFNVMFPYLPGGLDDFVDRVVPELQRRGLFRRDYEGATLREHLGLPRPANRFF; encoded by the coding sequence ATGAGCGAATCCCGAATGCTGCGCCTGGGCGCCTTCATGCGCCCGATCAGCATCCACACCGCCGCCTGGCGCTACCCGGGCGGCACGCCGGATGCCAACTTCAACTGGCCGCTGATCAAGCGCCTCACGCAAAAGCTCGAACACGGCAAGTTCGACGCCTTTTTCATGGCCGACCACCTGGCCGTGCCCAACATGCCGATGGAGGCGCTCAAGCGCAGCGCCACCGTCACCTCGTTCGCGCCCATGACACTGCTGCCGGCGCTGGCGGCGGTGACCGAGCGCATCGGCCTGATCGCCACCATGTCCACCACCTACAACGCGCCCTACCACGTGGCGCGTTTGTTCGCCTCGCTGGATCACTTGAGCGGCGGGCGCGCGGGCTGGAACATCGTTACCTCCACCAACCCTTTCGAGGCGCTCAACTTCGGCCTCAAGGAGCACCTGGAACACGACCAGCGCTATCGGCGCGCGCGCGAGTTCTACGACGTGGTCACCGGCCTGTGGGACAGCTGGGCCGACGACGCCTTCATCCGCGATGTCGACAGCGGCGTCTACTTCGACCCCGACAAGCTGCACGTGCTGGACTTCCACGGCGAGTTCTTCGAGTGCCGCGGGCCGCTGAACGTGGCCCGGCCGGTGCAGGGCTGGCCGGTCATCGTGCAGGCCGGCCAGTCCGATGCCGGCCGGCAACTGGCGGGCGAAACCGCCGAGATGGTGTTCTCGGGCGTCAGCGACCTGGCGCAGGCCCAGCGCGTGTATGCCGACATCAAGGGCCGCGCGCAGGCGGCCGGCCGCAATCCGGACCATCTGGTCATCATGCCGGGCGCGTTCGCGGTGGTCGGTGACACGGCCGCCGAGGCGCGCGCCAAGAAGGCCAAACTCGACAGCCTGGTCCATCCGGCCAGCGGCATCGGCACCCTGTCCGTGCAGCTGGGCTTCGACGTGTCGAAGCTCGACCTGGACGGCCCGCTGCCGGAGGAGTTGCCGCCCACCAACGCCAGCCACACCTCGCGCCAGAAGCTGGTCGACATGGCCCGCAACGACAAGCTGACCGTGCGCCAGCTGGCGCAGTACGTGGGCGGCGCCTTCGGTACGCTGGAGATGATCGGCACCCCGGCCATGATCGCCGACCAGATGCAGGAATGGCTGGAAAGCCGCGCCTGTGATGGCTTCAATGTGATGTTCCCCTACCTGCCCGGGGGCCTGGACGACTTCGTCGACCGGGTGGTGCCGGAGTTGCAGCGGCGCGGCCTGTTCCGGCGCGACTACGAAGGCGCAACGCTGCGTGAGCACCTGGGCCTGCCGCGGCCGGCCAACCGCTTTTTCTGA
- the trpA gene encoding tryptophan synthase subunit alpha, producing the protein MSRLAERFAALRQARRAGLVIFVTAGDPHPDLTVELLHALVAAGADVLELGVPFSDPMADGPVIQRASERALAHGMDLRRVLEMVQAFRQTDRTTPLVLMGYLNPIEQMGVAHFAAAAATAGVDGVLTVDLPFDEEPEHAAALKAAGLDSIFLLAPTSGPERARAVAAQASGFLYYVSVRGVTGAGQVDLADVQAHVEALKAHTTLPIGVGFGVRTPAAAARIAGFADAVVVGSAVIEQLEAAAAAGITGPAALDGAVEQVRALRAGIEAAGGKR; encoded by the coding sequence ATGAGCCGCCTGGCCGAGCGCTTTGCCGCCCTGCGCCAGGCGCGGCGGGCCGGGCTGGTGATCTTCGTCACCGCCGGCGATCCGCATCCCGATCTGACCGTCGAGCTGCTGCACGCCCTGGTGGCGGCCGGCGCCGACGTGCTGGAGCTCGGCGTGCCGTTCTCGGACCCGATGGCCGACGGGCCGGTGATCCAGCGCGCTTCGGAGCGGGCGCTGGCCCACGGCATGGACCTGCGGCGGGTGCTGGAGATGGTGCAGGCCTTCCGGCAGACCGACCGGACCACGCCGCTGGTGCTGATGGGCTACCTGAACCCCATCGAGCAGATGGGCGTGGCGCACTTTGCCGCCGCCGCGGCCACCGCCGGCGTGGATGGCGTGCTGACCGTGGACCTGCCGTTTGACGAAGAGCCCGAGCACGCGGCGGCGCTCAAGGCCGCGGGCCTGGACAGCATCTTCCTGCTGGCGCCGACCAGCGGACCCGAGCGGGCGCGGGCCGTGGCGGCACAGGCGAGCGGATTTCTGTACTACGTGTCGGTGCGCGGCGTGACCGGCGCCGGGCAGGTGGACCTGGCCGACGTGCAGGCGCATGTCGAGGCGCTCAAGGCGCACACCACGCTGCCGATCGGCGTCGGCTTTGGGGTGCGCACGCCGGCTGCCGCGGCACGGATCGCCGGTTTTGCCGATGCGGTGGTGGTCGGCAGCGCCGTGATCGAACAACTCGAAGCCGCGGCCGCGGCCGGCATCACCGGGCCGGCGGCGCTGGACGGCGCCGTGGAGCAGGTGCGCGCGCTGCGCGCCGGCATCGAAGCTGCCGGAGGAAAGCGATGA
- the purF gene encoding amidophosphoribosyltransferase yields the protein MCGIIGIVAQTAVNQAIYDGLTVLQHRGQDATGMVTADNGRLYMRKENGMVRDVFAQQHMERLRGNMGIGHVRYPTAGSSAAAEAQPFYVNSPYGITLAHNGNLTNADLLRQALTEDELRHLNTDSDSEVLLNVFAGELQRIGRVRAANEDVFAAVRAVHRRCRGAYAVVAMITDFGVVGFRDPYGIRPLVIGVRESLLGTEYVLASESVAVSSLGFRLLRDVAPGEAVIIDRDGRLHARQCAEAPQLTPCLFELVYFARPDSILDDISVHKCRMRMGEKLAHKLHRVWPDHDIDVVIPIPDTSRTAAMQMATELGIKYREGFIKNRYIARTFIMPGQGERKRSVRQKLNPIELEFDGKNVLLVDDSIVRGTTSQQIVQLAREAGARKVYFASAAPPVRYPNVYGIDIPNPQELIAHGRSEQEVCELIGADWLIYQDLEDLKDAAREGNPGITEFDASCFDGRYVTGDVDQPYLDHIGQTRSDGAKQLRAVAARDELQIVV from the coding sequence ATGTGCGGAATCATCGGCATCGTTGCCCAGACGGCGGTCAACCAGGCCATCTACGACGGCCTGACGGTGCTGCAGCACCGTGGTCAGGACGCCACCGGCATGGTTACCGCCGACAACGGGCGCCTGTACATGCGCAAGGAGAACGGCATGGTGCGCGACGTGTTCGCCCAGCAGCACATGGAGCGCCTGCGCGGCAACATGGGCATCGGCCACGTGCGCTACCCGACCGCCGGCAGTTCGGCCGCGGCCGAGGCGCAGCCGTTCTACGTCAATTCCCCGTACGGCATCACCCTGGCCCACAACGGCAACCTGACCAACGCCGACCTGCTGCGCCAGGCGCTGACCGAGGACGAGCTGCGGCACCTGAACACCGACTCGGACTCCGAGGTTCTGCTGAACGTGTTTGCCGGCGAGCTGCAGCGCATCGGCCGCGTGCGCGCCGCGAACGAGGACGTGTTCGCCGCCGTGCGCGCGGTGCACAGGCGCTGCCGCGGCGCCTATGCGGTGGTGGCCATGATCACCGACTTCGGCGTGGTCGGCTTTCGCGATCCCTACGGCATTCGCCCGCTGGTGATCGGCGTGCGCGAGAGCCTGCTCGGCACCGAGTACGTGCTGGCCTCGGAAAGCGTGGCGGTGTCGAGTCTGGGTTTTCGCCTGCTGCGCGACGTGGCGCCCGGGGAGGCGGTGATCATCGACCGTGACGGCCGTTTGCATGCCCGCCAGTGCGCCGAGGCGCCGCAGCTGACGCCGTGCCTGTTCGAGCTGGTCTACTTCGCCCGGCCGGATTCGATCCTGGACGACATCTCGGTCCACAAGTGCCGCATGCGCATGGGCGAAAAACTGGCCCACAAGCTGCACCGGGTATGGCCCGACCACGACATCGACGTGGTGATCCCGATTCCGGACACCAGCCGCACCGCCGCCATGCAGATGGCCACCGAACTGGGCATCAAGTACCGCGAGGGCTTCATCAAGAACCGCTACATCGCGCGCACCTTCATCATGCCCGGCCAGGGTGAGCGCAAGCGCTCGGTGCGCCAGAAGCTGAACCCGATCGAGCTCGAATTCGACGGCAAGAACGTGCTGCTGGTGGACGACTCGATCGTGCGCGGCACCACCTCGCAGCAGATCGTGCAGCTGGCCCGCGAGGCCGGCGCGCGCAAGGTTTACTTCGCCTCCGCCGCGCCGCCGGTGCGTTACCCCAACGTCTACGGCATCGACATCCCGAACCCGCAGGAGCTGATCGCCCACGGCCGCAGCGAGCAGGAAGTGTGCGAGTTGATCGGCGCCGACTGGCTGATCTACCAGGACCTGGAGGATCTGAAGGACGCAGCGCGCGAGGGCAACCCCGGAATCACCGAATTCGACGCCTCCTGCTTCGATGGCCGCTACGTGACCGGCGACGTGGATCAGCCGTACCTGGACCACATCGGCCAGACTCGCAGCGACGGCGCCAAGCAGCTGCGTGCCGTGGCGGCCCGCGATGAACTGCAGATCGTGGTCTAG
- the trpB gene encoding tryptophan synthase subunit beta: MAEETRHATLPDAHGYFGRYGGRFVSETLMRPLRQLEDAYRAAQADPAFRAELEQDLRDYVGRPSALYLAQRWTREAGGARIYLKREDLNHTGAHKINNTVGQILLARRMGKTRVIAETGAGQHGVATATVAARLGVECVVYMGAEDIRRQTANVYRMRLLGAQVRAVESGSRTLKDALNEALRDWVANVENTFYIIGTVAGPHPYPQMVRDFQAIIGRETRAQMLEREGRLPDAVVACVGGGSNAIGIFHPFIDDPEVALYGVEAAGYGLASGHHAASISAGSPGVLHGNRTYLIQDEDGQIGSTHSISAGLDYPGVGPEHAWLHDTGRARYVTVGDDEALAAFHHLTRTEGIIPALESSHALAFAGKLAAGMRTDQSIVVNLSGRGDKDIHTVATIEGLQV, encoded by the coding sequence ATGGCTGAGGAAACGCGCCACGCCACCTTGCCGGACGCGCACGGCTATTTCGGCCGCTACGGTGGACGTTTCGTGTCCGAGACGCTGATGCGGCCGCTGCGGCAACTCGAAGACGCCTACCGTGCGGCGCAGGCGGATCCGGCGTTCCGGGCCGAGCTGGAACAGGATCTGCGCGACTACGTCGGCCGGCCGTCGGCGCTGTACCTGGCGCAGCGCTGGACGCGCGAGGCCGGCGGCGCGCGCATCTACCTCAAGCGCGAGGACCTGAACCACACCGGCGCGCACAAGATCAACAACACGGTCGGCCAGATCCTGCTGGCCCGACGCATGGGCAAGACGCGAGTGATCGCCGAAACCGGCGCCGGTCAGCACGGCGTGGCCACCGCCACCGTGGCGGCCCGCCTGGGCGTCGAGTGCGTGGTCTACATGGGCGCCGAGGACATCCGCCGCCAGACCGCCAACGTCTATCGCATGCGCCTGCTGGGCGCGCAGGTGCGGGCGGTCGAAAGCGGCTCGCGCACGCTCAAGGATGCGCTCAACGAGGCCCTGCGCGACTGGGTGGCCAACGTCGAGAACACGTTCTACATCATCGGCACCGTGGCCGGGCCGCACCCCTACCCGCAGATGGTGCGCGACTTCCAGGCCATCATCGGCCGCGAGACGCGGGCGCAGATGCTCGAGCGCGAGGGCCGGCTGCCGGACGCGGTGGTGGCCTGCGTGGGCGGCGGCTCGAACGCCATCGGCATCTTCCATCCCTTCATCGACGACCCCGAGGTCGCCCTGTACGGCGTCGAGGCGGCCGGCTATGGCCTGGCCAGCGGCCACCATGCCGCCTCGATCAGCGCCGGCAGCCCGGGCGTGCTGCACGGCAACCGCACCTACCTGATCCAGGACGAGGACGGCCAGATCGGCAGCACGCATTCCATCTCGGCCGGCCTGGATTACCCCGGCGTCGGTCCCGAGCACGCCTGGCTGCACGACACCGGCCGCGCGCGCTACGTGACGGTCGGCGACGACGAGGCGCTGGCGGCCTTCCATCACCTGACGCGCACCGAGGGCATCATCCCGGCGCTGGAGTCCTCTCACGCGCTGGCCTTTGCCGGCAAGCTGGCCGCCGGCATGCGCACCGACCAGAGCATCGTGGTGAATCTTTCAGGGCGCGGCGACAAGGACATCCACACCGTGGCGACGATCGAGGGCCTGCAGGTATGA